The genomic region AATGtaaagactttttttttttttgaaagttagaATCATTTCATTGACTAAACATCGAATGTAAAGACTTAAGTTAACATCCAAGCATAAACTCCCACTCCATCTTTTCGGTCGGTCGAAGTTTGCTACTGAATGAGGAGGGAAATTGTGAACAAGCcatgagaaaatgaaaactgATCAGATGCTAAAGACAAAATACACTTGAAAATAATTGCAACTCGAGTTTATTTGCTCAACAAAAAAGtacataatattaatatatatgcaCTAAcattttggaagaaaaatgctACCATTGTATTTAACAAAAGAAGATATACATGCAAATGCACAAATATACAAATGCCTACTTATTTTCGCGGTGGATAGGCTCCTAATAATATTTGCTTGAATGGCAATTCCAAATTGAACCAAACAAGGGAAGAAATGCAAAAGATACCACCTATAGTGTAATATATGTTCTTATCATAGTTGCTCCGGTTGGATCTGAGAGTAGGTGCCTGACAAGGCACATTCTCAGATCATTTGGTGCAATAACAAACATATAGAAGGCAAACAGAACAAGATCGGCTGAGGAAAGATTAGAACCAAGAAATCCTTGCCACATCCTGCAATAAACTATATCCATTAAGTAATTTTAAGCTGGGGCAACTCAGGCTAGTCAaacatttatttgtttaaaatattattaaaaacaaaaaaaaaatctattaataTAGGTTTGTTTGTTATGAATGAAGTTATGTTTCTCAATCCAAAGTTTGAAAACTGAAGATTTGGGTGAGCTTGTGCAGAGCAAACAGTTAGATCTCTAgattttcttaataaataaacacCAACAGATGGTAAATATTGAATAGTTAAATCATACCAACTCGGCAAACGGAAGAATGTGTTGAAGAATGTTCTAATGCCATCAATATCTAGTTGCAATATAAGTGCTAGCCCAAAGAGAAAGAATGCCCTCTGCCGTTTCCTTTCTTGTGGCCAAAGAGTTTTCCAAGctgaaacaaattaaaataacacaACATCAGAAGGCAAATACCACACATTAGGttcttaaaaaattacataaagcACCATCGCATCACACATCACAATGAATATCCCAGTACCCTCAAGAACAATTCAGCAAATAGAAACACACCAGCCAAGCAAGAGACAAATGACGCATCATAAAGACAACATCCACCAAGGATGCCAATTAACACATCATATTTATGAAgagaaattaataatattagtaCACCAGAATATGCATAATGCTCTTGAATAATACCACTGAAATATCTAGAacacatatataaacatataaatacATGCATATGCAGCATATCATTTATATGGAAAACTAATATTTCATTGCTATTACGGTGGTCTTGCTTAAGATGAAAGATCTTATTTATATTTACAAACCATTAAAACAAAAGTGAAGTTCAGAGGCGAAGCGGATAAATCGCATGGCATACCCTGCATTGAGATATTCCCATTATTTCTTTCGCTGGTACGCATGCCCTTAGAATGATCCTTCTTCAGGATATTTGCAATTACAGAAGCATAATTTGGAGCCTCTGACAATGATCTGACGACCGAATAACCTGTTTAAGAAGGTTTAGGTAGGCACGATCAAGTCCAAATTACTCAAGGAAACATCAATTAACCCAATTCTATTCTCACCAGTAGCTGGATGCACCATGCTTGCGGCAGCACCAAATGCAAGGTTCTTCTGCTCTGTGTTTGGTAAGGAACCACCAACTGGAATATAAGACCACTCCTGCATAAGATTGAAAGGTTTCAGAACTAATATTTAGTATCCAAGAAATGCCATCTTGCTAACAAAAATTTGGTATCATCTGCAGAAACACATGGAAGTTCTTGAGGCAGTTGGAAAACAGGAATGTCAGGAATGAATAGAGATACACCACTCATTGAGAAGAGGAGATATAGACAGGCATTAATTTTATGTAAGCCAGGATTAAGAACAGTGAGCTTTGCACTCCATCATTGACCACAATTATGAACAGAAGCCAACTCAATTGTAAATTATGTGCTACCATGATAGAAAGTTGAATACTGAATTCGGTGTGCTATTTTGATACGCTGTGTTCTCAGATTTTGTACTATTATAGTTGGAAGGTGAAATTCTGAATTTGAGGTGCTGTCTCAGATTATTTATAATCATACATGAGGAAATAGTAAAAAACGTAACTCATGGAGAAAAGGTGTCATTTGACTATGAAACCTAAAAAATAGCATATGTTGGGGAtaaattgagaatttaaacAAGTTCCATTTTGTAAACCCTtcagtgaaaaaaaaaaggaaattcataAAACAAACAATAATTATCATGCTAGAAGGCTGAAGGCCTGCTATTCACGTAGATGGTAATTGAGAAGTTAAAAGTTGACGGTTTTCATTTGAAGTGGGTTCAtctaatcaattaatatgaaaacAGTCAATAGCTTATAAAATGGCAAGGAGATGATTGACATGAAGCCCTGTTTTGGAGCTGAGCAACAATCAAAAACATTACTTATCCATTACAGTGGAATGTGTTGAGCATTCCATCGATCTGATATCATAATTTGGTTACGCAGATTACCTCTtcataaacttttaaaatccTGATTCCCATGGTCTCTAACCTTGACATGAGCTTCTTctttaataaatcaaaaggCATGGCATCTTTTGAAGCCAAACAAGTTTCCTGCAGTGCAACTTTCTAAATCATTTTACATGTtatcatgaaatataatatgagcaataacaaaattaatcgCATGGTGCAAACCTCAAAGAAAACTCTTGTTGATGATAGGGGCATGGCATAAAGAAATGTTGGATATTGGGCTTCTGAACAAGGAACTTCTTGTTTAGCATAGTCTCTGTAATCCATGAAAACCATCAGGCTAGGATCATAAGGATTGTTCTCCACCTGGCATAATAAGATGAAACTAGTAGAGTTATAACAAGTGTCAAACAAGtatagaaaattttttctcCCATCACTGCCACATAAAGGGTAATTTTAGGAGGATAAACTTACACACCCcacaccccccccccccccaaaaaaaaaaaaaaaacgagcATAAGCATCCTATATAATTGATATAATtgatgaaaggaaaaagaaactgCTTCTGTTTCTAATTATACTGTTTCTGATGGTCAAAAAATTAGACAATCCACTGCTTCACTATTATAATAAGAACAGAAAAGCCATATCAAAAAAGGTACCACATAGAGCTTGTTAAAATCAACTCAGCACGGGAAGGCCATGCTCCAGtaaaattaagatattttCTACAGCAGTCAACAATTGAAGCTGTATGATAAATTGGTAATTTGAAGTAGCATATTCGCATATCATACATTCCTACCTCAACCTCAACACCATAGGCTGTTTGCACAGAGACCCTTGGACCCCCTACCTCATATTGCAACAGTTTACCTGAAGCTGCTCCTGAAGCAACAGTAACAAGCCTATAATAATACATTAGGCGCTTGAAAGGAGCTGTGATAATAAAAGGTCAAAATTCAGGAATGGCAGTAGGGGAAAAAGAGATTACCCTACCTGCAAGGAACAACACGATTGTGTTCACAGGCTACAAGATTATGACCATCAGTAGCTTCAATAATTGTTTCAACCTTTGAGCTAAGATACATTACACCTGACTCGACACACCTAGGGAAATTAATACAAATTATAATGATGGTAGGGTATCCAGAAGAAGCAATGACCATAAACATTATTGGCAAGGAGCTGTGATTACCTCCTCAACAACTCCTCATGGAGCAAGCGTCGACTAACGCGTCCATAAGCACGACCAATCATAATGGGCTTATCATCATCAAGGTACACTATTGTATCCCGCCAAACATGCTCAATACACCCTTCAAGTCCCAGATCTGGAAATGACATCAGATTAACTTACATGTTATCAAGGtgcataaaaaataagaattcttATACGAAgaacttataaatatataaatcaaattGTAGAAATGCTGAATAATTGCTTGAAATGGGTctttaataataaaagaaaaatgaactGATACCTTTAAATTCATCTTCCCAGACTCCATAATTATTAGTGAAAGGAAGATCAGGGCCAATTAGTCCAACATTTAAACCTAACTTAGCTGACTCCGCAGCAAGAGCAAGGCCAGCTGGACCACAACCAATAACCACCAGGTCCAGTACGTTATCTCCGATTGATATCGGCGGTAACTGCAAAAAAGCATATATATAACCTGAAACGAACTCAAAACAAAACTCCTGTAAACAGTAAACCCACTACAAGAAAGCAATACTTTCTTTTCTAGTTTCTAATTAGGGGAAattctaagaaaaataatttacttaCACATTCTAAAATCTTCCTTAAAGTAACAGAAAGTATTTACAAATTGCTATGCATATTAAGCCTACTCTTCAAGCAGTAACAGACAAGAAACCAAACTAAGATTGCTCATTCCTTCCGATTTCCCACCAAAATTCAAGGCTAATTGGCTTAGACAAACTACTATTAACCAAACGCACGCGACTTCCACGTGTCATAATTGTTAAAACTATTTTACAATCTTGATGTCGCCACTTAAAAACGCAATCCAAAAAA from Theobroma cacao cultivar B97-61/B2 chromosome 9, Criollo_cocoa_genome_V2, whole genome shotgun sequence harbors:
- the LOC18588358 gene encoding lycopene epsilon cyclase, chloroplastic; this translates as MIMECVGARYFAAMAVSTCAAWRSRRGNLMRTKTVLSKNHRFISFKVRASGRGSESCVAVKEDFADEEDFIKAGGSELVFVQMQQNKEMDKQSKLADKLPPISIGDNVLDLVVIGCGPAGLALAAESAKLGLNVGLIGPDLPFTNNYGVWEDEFKDLGLEGCIEHVWRDTIVYLDDDKPIMIGRAYGRVSRRLLHEELLRRCVESGVMYLSSKVETIIEATDGHNLVACEHNRVVPCRLVTVASGAASGKLLQYEVGGPRVSVQTAYGVEVEVENNPYDPSLMVFMDYRDYAKQEVPCSEAQYPTFLYAMPLSSTRVFFEETCLASKDAMPFDLLKKKLMSRLETMGIRILKVYEEEWSYIPVGGSLPNTEQKNLAFGAAASMVHPATGYSVVRSLSEAPNYASVIANILKKDHSKGMRTSERNNGNISMQAWKTLWPQERKRQRAFFLFGLALILQLDIDGIRTFFNTFFRLPSWMWQGFLGSNLSSADLVLFAFYMFVIAPNDLRMCLVRHLLSDPTGATMIRTYITL